A window of Syngnathoides biaculeatus isolate LvHL_M chromosome 9, ASM1980259v1, whole genome shotgun sequence contains these coding sequences:
- the ap1m2 gene encoding AP-1 complex subunit mu-2: MSLSAVFVLDLKGKVLICRNYKGDVDMAEIERFMPLLMQHDDEGLTCPVMAHGNVHFMWIKHSNLYLVATTNKNSNASLVYSFLYKLVEVFTEYFKELEEESIQDNFVVVYELLDELMDFGFPQTTDSKILQEYITQEGAKLEVAKSKVPTTVTNAVSWRSEGIKYKKNEVFIDVIESVNVLVNANGSVMSSDIVGSIKLKTMLSGMPELRLGLNDRVLFSLTGRDKGKTVVMEDVKFHQCVRLSRFENNRTISFIPPDGESELMSYRINTHVKPLIWIESIIEKFSHSRVEIMVKAKGQFKKQSVANNVEVRVPVPSDADSPKFKTSTGHAKYVPEKNLVVWTIKSFPGGKEFLMRAHFGLPSVENDELEGKPPITVKFEIPYFTVSGIQVRYMKIIEKSGYQALPWVRYITQSGDYQLRTNM, translated from the exons ATGTCTCTCTCGGCCGTGTTTGTGTTGGACCTGAAGGGGAAG GTGTTGATATGTCGCAACTACAAGGGCGACGTCGACATGGCGGAAATTGAGCGTTTCATGCCTCTGCTCATGCAACACGACGACGAGGGCCTGACGTGTCCCGTGATGGCGCACGGCAACGTTCACTTCATGTGGATCAAACACAGCAACCTCTACT TGGTGGCCACGACCAACAAGAACTCGAACGCCTCCCTCGTGTACTCCTTCCTCTACAAACTCGTCGAG GTGTTTACGGAGTATTTTaaggagctggaggaggagagCATTCAGGACAACTTCGTGGTCGTCTACGAACTCCTGGACGAGCTGATGGACTTTGGATTCCCTCAGACCACCGACAGCAAGATCCTTCAGGA GTACATCACGCAGGAGGGAGccaaactggaggtggcaaagtCCAAGGTGCCGACCACGGTCACCAACGCCGTTTCCTGGCGGTCCGAGGGCATCAAATACAAGAAGAATGAAGTCTTCATCGACGTCATCGAGTCCGTCAATGTGTTG GTGAATGCGAACGGCAGCGTGATGAGCAGCGACATCGTGGGCAGCATCAAACTGAAGACCATGCTGTCGGGGATGCCGGAACTGCGTCTCGGCCTCAACGACCGAGTGCTCTTCTCTCTTACCGGAC GCGACAAGGGCAAGACGGTGGTGATGGAAGACGTCAAGTTCCACCAGTGCGTACGTCTGTCCCGCTTCGAGAACAACCGCACCATCTCCTTCATTCCTCCGGACGGGGAATCGGAGCTTATGTCCTACCGCATCAATACTCAT GTGAAACCGCTGATCTGGATTGAATCGATCATCGAGAAGTTCTCTCACAGCAGAGTGGAAATCATGGTGAAG GCaaagggccagtttaaaaaacaatCTGTGGCAAACAACGTGGAGGTGAGGGTTCCCGTCCCCAGTGACGCCGACTCGCCAAAGTTCAAAACCAGCACGGGCCACGCTAAATATGTGCCGGAGAAGAACCTGGTGGTGTGGACCATCAAATCTTTCCCG GGGGGCAAAGAGTTTCTAATGAGGGCTCACTTCGGGCTGCCCAGTGTGGAGAATGACGAGCTCGAGGGCAAACCCCCCATCACGGTCAAATTTGAAATCCCGTACTTCACCGTGTCGGGAATACAG GTGCGATACATGAAGATCATAGAAAAAAGCGGTTATCAAGCGCTGCCGTGGGTCCGCTACATTACGCAAAGTGGAG attaccagCTACGGACCAATATGTAA